A window of the Bacteriovorax sp. PP10 genome harbors these coding sequences:
- a CDS encoding GNAT family N-acetyltransferase, translated as MKIEIRIAELGDIPDIVDHDVRHKDEPGFNGTLAHPFLPGHPWDAEEMRNNKLVSFSKDITEEGWQRVFVIEADGEILGTLNLKNLFHGTLHRAQLGMGLEAPLRGQGLGKQLLDYAINWAKSEDSLLWIDLSVFAHNTPARKLYTNAGFVELAVLEDRLRVGHHRIDDVLMALKLK; from the coding sequence ATGAAAATCGAAATTAGAATCGCAGAGCTTGGGGATATACCGGACATCGTGGATCACGATGTCCGTCATAAAGACGAGCCCGGTTTTAATGGGACTCTCGCTCACCCGTTTCTTCCAGGGCATCCATGGGATGCAGAAGAAATGCGAAACAATAAGCTGGTTAGTTTTTCCAAAGATATTACTGAAGAAGGATGGCAAAGAGTTTTTGTCATTGAAGCTGACGGAGAAATCCTTGGGACTCTTAACTTAAAAAATCTTTTTCACGGAACACTTCACCGTGCTCAATTAGGTATGGGACTTGAAGCTCCTCTTCGAGGCCAAGGCCTGGGAAAACAACTTCTGGACTACGCCATCAATTGGGCAAAGTCGGAAGATTCATTACTATGGATAGATTTATCTGTATTCGCTCACAACACTCCCGCTAGAAAGTTATATACCAATGCAGGCTTTGTTGAACTTGCTGTTTTAGAAGATCGCCTGCGTGTAGGTCATCATCGAATCGATGACGTACTCATGGCCCTTAAATTAAAATAA
- a CDS encoding adenylosuccinate synthase has protein sequence MKTLAIIGAQWGDEGKGKITDLLSEKCDVVVRYQGGNNAGHTIIVDGRKIVLHLIPSGILHKHSVSVIGHGVVFEPEAFQKELVTVADAGIKVTSENLKISENVTVITSYNKLLDAARESQGAVKIGTTGKGIGPAYEDKIARRAIKMKDLFDLPSLKIKLARNLEEKEILFRHRYDIAFPSVDEEAQRLFELGKNVRPFVCDTFSYLDQAVIAGKKILFEGAQGILLDIDYGTYPFVTSSSTALGGVYTGAGIPESSVQEVLGITKAYTTRVGEGPFPTELFDAVGEQIQTIGKEFGATTGRKRRCGWIDLPLLKYSVKASNLTSIALTKLDILCAVDELKVCVAYKYEGKTIDVAYPGIDLYKAEPVYKTLKPFKDDFTNKTAKDLSPELNAYILEIETFLGIPVGILAFGPERKEILFRKDYF, from the coding sequence ATGAAAACATTAGCAATTATTGGTGCCCAATGGGGTGATGAAGGTAAAGGAAAAATTACCGATCTTCTAAGCGAAAAATGTGACGTGGTAGTAAGATACCAAGGTGGAAACAACGCCGGTCACACCATTATTGTAGATGGACGTAAAATCGTTCTTCACTTAATCCCTTCTGGGATTCTTCACAAACACAGCGTTTCTGTTATCGGACACGGTGTAGTGTTTGAACCAGAAGCTTTCCAAAAAGAATTAGTCACAGTTGCTGACGCTGGAATTAAGGTGACATCAGAGAATTTAAAAATCTCTGAGAACGTCACAGTCATCACGAGCTACAACAAACTTTTAGACGCCGCTCGCGAGTCTCAAGGTGCTGTAAAAATCGGAACAACTGGAAAAGGTATTGGCCCTGCGTACGAAGATAAAATCGCTCGTCGCGCGATCAAGATGAAAGACTTATTCGATCTTCCTTCTCTGAAAATTAAACTAGCTCGCAACCTTGAAGAAAAAGAAATCCTTTTCCGTCATCGTTACGACATCGCTTTCCCATCTGTTGATGAAGAAGCACAAAGACTATTTGAACTTGGAAAAAATGTAAGACCATTTGTGTGCGATACATTCTCTTATCTGGATCAAGCAGTTATCGCTGGCAAAAAAATTCTTTTCGAAGGTGCTCAAGGGATTCTTCTTGATATCGATTACGGAACTTATCCATTCGTTACCAGCTCATCAACTGCTCTTGGAGGAGTTTATACTGGTGCAGGAATCCCAGAATCATCAGTTCAAGAAGTTTTAGGGATCACTAAGGCCTACACAACAAGAGTTGGAGAAGGACCTTTCCCTACTGAATTATTCGATGCTGTCGGAGAACAAATTCAGACGATCGGAAAAGAGTTCGGAGCAACAACTGGAAGAAAACGTCGTTGTGGATGGATTGACCTTCCACTTCTTAAGTACTCTGTAAAAGCTTCTAACCTGACTTCTATCGCGCTTACAAAACTAGACATCCTATGTGCTGTTGATGAATTGAAAGTGTGTGTAGCGTACAAATACGAAGGTAAAACAATTGATGTAGCTTATCCTGGTATCGATCTTTACAAAGCTGAGCCTGTTTATAAAACACTTAAGCCTTTCAAAGATGATTTCACAAATAAGACTGCTAAAGACTTATCTCCAGAACTAAATGCATACATCTTGGAAATTGAAACTTTCCTTGGGATTCCTGTTGGGATTTTAGCATTTGGACCTGAGAGAAAAGAAATCCTTTTCAGAAAGGATTACTTCTAG